A stretch of Stigmatopora argus isolate UIUO_Sarg chromosome 22, RoL_Sarg_1.0, whole genome shotgun sequence DNA encodes these proteins:
- the LOC144068426 gene encoding complement receptor type 2 isoform X1, with product MRFHPLLLLFFTSLQRASCQVSEWIKDVEVSVGDTEWIAKPDFLGDIYWSGTAPVCVSGCKARHRELRRDPCGDSNCCWLGYKSLCRVNCGKPDVDHNGIVYGNDWWVGSVLNYSCRPGFMLVGNASRTCQANGLWTPNPSCLRMCKKGAIEISERELNGTCSSTCAYKSYSGPSKQGCTQINNCKKKETGWKRFFAQCIPCICDCALSCLSTG from the exons ATGAGGTTTCATCCTCTGCTGCTGCTCTTCTTTACTTCCTTGCAGAGGGCAAGCTGCCAAGTGTCTGAATGGATCAAAGACGTAGAAGTTAGTG TAGGAGACACAGAATGGATTGCCAAACCAGATTTTCTTGGGGACATATATTGGTCAGGAACAGCCCCAGTTTGTGTCTCTGGCTGCAAGGCACGCCACCGGGAACTCAGGAGAGACCCATGTGGAGACTCCAACTGCTGCTGGCTGGGCTACAAATCCTTGTGCAGAG TGAACTGTGGCAAGCCAGATGTGGATCACAATGGAATCGTATATGGAAATGACTGGTGGGTGGGATCTGTGTTGAATTATTCTTGTCGCCCTGGCTTCATGCTGGTGGGGAACGCCTCCAGGACTTGCCAAGCAAACGGCCTCTGGACTCCAAATCCCTCTTGCCTCA GAATGTGCAAAAAAGGAGCCATAGAAATCAGTGAGCGGGAACTCAACGGGACATGTAGCTCTACCTGTGCATACAAAAGCTACTCAGGGCCTTCCAAACAGGGCTGCACTCAGATTAATAACTGCAAGAAGAAGGAGACTGGCTGGAAGCGTTTCTTTGCTCAGTGTATTCCTTGCATCTGTGACTGTGCATTATCTTGCC TCTCCACTGGTTAA
- the LOC144068426 gene encoding complement receptor type 2 isoform X2, protein MRFHPLLLLFFTSLQRASCQVSEWIKDVEVSGDTEWIAKPDFLGDIYWSGTAPVCVSGCKARHRELRRDPCGDSNCCWLGYKSLCRVNCGKPDVDHNGIVYGNDWWVGSVLNYSCRPGFMLVGNASRTCQANGLWTPNPSCLRMCKKGAIEISERELNGTCSSTCAYKSYSGPSKQGCTQINNCKKKETGWKRFFAQCIPCICDCALSCLSTG, encoded by the exons ATGAGGTTTCATCCTCTGCTGCTGCTCTTCTTTACTTCCTTGCAGAGGGCAAGCTGCCAAGTGTCTGAATGGATCAAAGACGTAGAAGTTAGTG GAGACACAGAATGGATTGCCAAACCAGATTTTCTTGGGGACATATATTGGTCAGGAACAGCCCCAGTTTGTGTCTCTGGCTGCAAGGCACGCCACCGGGAACTCAGGAGAGACCCATGTGGAGACTCCAACTGCTGCTGGCTGGGCTACAAATCCTTGTGCAGAG TGAACTGTGGCAAGCCAGATGTGGATCACAATGGAATCGTATATGGAAATGACTGGTGGGTGGGATCTGTGTTGAATTATTCTTGTCGCCCTGGCTTCATGCTGGTGGGGAACGCCTCCAGGACTTGCCAAGCAAACGGCCTCTGGACTCCAAATCCCTCTTGCCTCA GAATGTGCAAAAAAGGAGCCATAGAAATCAGTGAGCGGGAACTCAACGGGACATGTAGCTCTACCTGTGCATACAAAAGCTACTCAGGGCCTTCCAAACAGGGCTGCACTCAGATTAATAACTGCAAGAAGAAGGAGACTGGCTGGAAGCGTTTCTTTGCTCAGTGTATTCCTTGCATCTGTGACTGTGCATTATCTTGCC TCTCCACTGGTTAA
- the LOC144068427 gene encoding cobalamin binding intrinsic factor-like, with product MASTRMAILSMVILVFSIQGTLTIAGEASVPLSLSVVDVLNGKSPQTYFTSVGERGVLLGALSRIHKSHPDFTYTTTLDQNYGLRLESVNGVAGNPRDQTFWLLLSEKTPLDVGIGCYIPAPNEHIVLNFTTWHK from the exons ATGGCATCAACAAGAATGGCAATCCTCTCAATGGTTATCCTGGTGTTCTCCATTCAAGGGACTCTCACAATTGCAG GAGAAGCGTCTGTTCCGCTCAGTCTGTCTGTTGTCGATGTCCTGAACGGAAAATCCCCCCAGACCTATTTCACATCGGTGGGTGAGCGTGGGGTGCTGCTAGGGGCTTTGTCGAGAATACATAAATCCCATCCTGATTTCAC GTACACCACGACGTTGGACCAAAACTATGGCCTGCGTTTGGAGAGTGTGAATGGCGTGGCCGGAAATCCCAGAGATCAAACTTTTTGGCTGCTTTTGTCTGAAAAGACGCCTTTGGATGTGG GTATTGGCTGCTACATACCAGCACCAAATGAGCACATTGTGTTGAATTTCACTACTTGGCACAAGTAG